The DNA sequence TCTTCAAGTTTGCGGCAGAGTGCACACTGTACTGTACATATATTCGCCGCACAGACTGAAATCGAGCAAATACGTAAACGTGCCTCCATGCAGTTGCTTCATGTCCATCAGCGGCACCCATGTTTGTAATGCTACGTCCCGCCAATGCCATGATTTTTCCCGCCAGTCTTCGTCTCCCATTCATACTAGCCAATCCCAGAGACTGAGATTGGCTATCCATCACTTTGGGGTACAACAGGTTGAGCGACTGGGCTGATGATTATGATGCTGAGCCCCAGACAGTTTTTGAACCCCCCTGCCAGACCATCGGTTGTTCTCTGACTCGGGTCCTGGCTCCTCTATTACAGTACATGCTGGCCATCCAAGGGTGGCATCGCACTTCCAAAGGTTCATAATGCCCTGCGTGAGTTCCTTGGTATCGGCCGCTACGTCTCCAGTATTCTGCGGCCTAAAATGTCAACAGAGGCTAAAGACGCCTTTTGCAGCCAGAGTAAGCAATACACTTTGAAAAGTCAGTGAATTACACCACTAATAACTACCAATTTAGTCCGAAAACTTGGTGCTCGCTGGTGGGAAAGGGAGAATGATGACGGAGATGACTGCCATAAGGCTCAAAGTAACGGTTATACTTGCCGAGACGTCAAAGTCCTATATGTCGGCTGGCCAGCTTCAGGCGGTGTCTGGGTGCTTCACACAGATATCTGGAACGCGTCGGATAATGGGTATGGCGTCATCTACAACTCTCTCAACATGTAAGAGCAATGCAAGATTATTGAGCAATATGGAGGCACGTTTTATCAAGATACTAAAGATTGCGCGTACTTGGACCTCTCGGACAATTAACCCGCCACTGCCTCGTACTCTTTACGACCAATTACGCGTCCAAATTAGAGATCAAAATGAGTTTGGGAATTTCTATTATTTTTTGCGAATGCGACTGCTTAAATTCGCAACCTTGGGGCTCTGCTGTTTCTTGACGCAGGTAGAGATTGCGGCGTTGCTAGTAATTGATAAAAACATGAAGATAGCTTCGCATTGGGCCCTGTACCCGCGGAGACCTACAACAGTTTTTCTCCTAGACGGAAGAAAGGACTTCATACTCAACTTAATACAATGAAGTAATAAAGGATGAGCACTGTGGAACTCCTTCATGTTCCTGTCCTGACACACGCACGCATGTCATTCACCAGTACTTGAAGCAGGGAAGATTAAAAAATGATCTAAATGACATAATTTAAACAGACTTTATTGGGGTAGACATTCCAGCTTTTCACAAATTATATGTGTACGTTGCATCAGGATACGAGACGTAGAATGCATTCCCAATATATGTTAAGCACTCATTGATTACTCCCAACGTACATGGCAGTGTCGGCATTTGGCGCCAAGACGTGGCATCAGGCCCCAAATGAGCCGAGTTGAATCGGCACATGTAGTTTGCGTTGCAGCCTACTAGGTAGATATCGACGGCCGTTGGATGcggggaagaaaaggcattgAGGCGACATGGGGTATTTCTCGGCTTGGATGGTTGACATGGCGTCTCCAATGTCACAAAGCCATCATTGTTGCCGTGTACAGGGTTATTAGTACGAGTTACTGCCTACAAATTGGTATTCGCGTCAAAGTCCCCTCAACAAATGCCAGTCCCCGCGCTGCTCTTTATGCCAATTGCAAGTCGCTGGTCTTAGACAAAGCCAGGAGAAtaacaaacaacaaaacaATTGTCTCTCCGCAAGACACTGCCCGGGTCTAGCTTCATCTGCAGCCAAGCATGACAACGACCAACAGCAACTTCTGCCACTACTGCTAGCACTGCTACCATGCCTCTCTCCAGCTGCCTCATTCAACACACCAAACCCTCACGTCTCTCCACACAACAGCAGACTTCGGCATGACATCTAcaatccttcttctcattcgGAAGCCGCCCGCAAACGCTCCAATCCCAGCTTGTTGGCGATGCTTCCCTGCTGTCCCTCCCCGCTTCCCCCGCACGCTGTTTACCCAAGGACGAGTTCCCAAGGGCAAGATCGACATGCATGTCTTGTTTCCCCCCCACTTAACTGAATCTGGGTGTAACTCTGGGCGAGGCAAGATGACGATACATAAAAGGGCTGGCCCGGCAGTGAAAGCGAGGTGGACGATGGTCGGTGAGACCTGCCCTCGCAACTGAACCCCTCTTTGGCGGTGCTTTCTCACAGAGACACGCGAAATTTGTCAATTTTTGAAGCCGTTTGGTACGTGACCATTGGCAGATTGCGAGAAAGATTCGTCTAGATAGCCTCAATCGCGAAATCGCGATGCCGGTCTACATGTCTCCCCAGAGCGTCCTCGGCGCCGCGCTCGGCATTCTGGCAGCTTTCCCGGTTGGCGCGTCTGCTAGCTGGAAGAACTTTCAGCCTCAGCGCCGCACAGCATCGTCGTGCCCTGACTACAGTTCTTACTCGGAGCAACCGCATGGCCCATATTCATCGGGATCGCTGAAGCTGCCGTACATGCGGCCGAGCGAGGAATGCAGGACGTTTACGAGCCCGGCAGTCGAGGTGAGCTTTGAAGCCCTGTTTCAGAGGAAAGGGATGGGAAGCGTAATCTTGTTGGATGAGGTACTGACCATACATACTTGCACAGAAAGTCATTAGTGATTTGAAATCTCAACTCAAAGATCCAGACGTTGCTCGGCTTTTCGAAAACACCTTTCCATCTACTTTGGATACGACGGTCAAATACTTTGACCCCTCGCTGAACCTGGCATTCATCATCACTGGTGTAAGTTGCGCGCTGGACTCTTTTTGCGTTTATAGTTTATTGCCTTTATCTAACTGTTTGGTAGGATATCACGTACGTACATTCCTGAGCTCTGGACGCGATGGTATAAACAAATGAAGCTAATTAACTGCTTACAAGTGCGCAATGGCTACGCGATACCGGCAATCAGTTTGCGCATTTGTATAAACTCTTGCCACACGACAAAAATCTTCAGGCCCTCGTCAAAGCCGTGATTAATACAGAGGCGCGATACATCTCACAGTATCCCTACTGCGGTGTGTTGAGTTGTGCGAGCTTACGATTAACCGCAAGACTAACAATGAGATGTTAGGTTCGTTCCAGCCACCACCCGAGAGTGGATTGGCTCCCTCTGTCAATGTGAGCTGCAGCCCAAACCATCATTGTGGGTAAACATCATATTAACGGCTTATGCAGGATTGGGCGACAGATGTTGTTGTGAATCCGTACGTATTCTCGGGGAAGCCATGTGGACAAGAAGCTAACATTATTTCCTATCATGGTAGGCCTGTTAACAACCAGACGGTGTTTGAATGCAAGGTACGATGATAGAGTTCCTAATAAGAGAGGCTGTTTCTCACATTTATAGTACGAGCTTGATTCTCTTGCAGGATTTCTTAAAATCACGCGCTCTTATTATGCTAACACGAAGGATTCGTCCTTTATCAATGACAATTGTACGAACATTTCACAGATCTATCTTCCTTTGTAAACAAGCTGAGATGCTAATGCGAGTCTACTATAGGGAATGCTGCGATGAGCCAGATTGTCAGAGTCCTTTATGAACAGTCACAGAGCAGCTGGTCAAGCGACTTTGAATGGGTGAGCTACTATAACTGGACTGGTACCGCCGGCGCACTTTCTCCCATGGTGCCCAACAGCGGTAATGGCGAACCGAAGCAGGCAAACGGCTTGGTTGCTTCAAGCCACCGACCTTCGGACGATCTCTGCGTATTCAGTGAGTCCAATTTCACCAAATTGAATACGTAATACCAACCATTGCTGACCGCGACACAGACTTCATCACTTCTGACAACGCCATGATGTCAGTTGAGCTGGCCAACGTTGCCAATATGCTTGGCAAAATTGGAGTCCAGAAAAGCCTCGCTACACAGCTACGCCAGTATTCCAACACTATTAAACAGGCTGTATGGGCGCATACGCGCGCCACCAATGGCATCTTTGCGTACGAGACAAACGGCATCGGTGCTCAATACATCATGGACGATGCCAACGTCCCAAGTCTTGTGTCGCTACCCTACTTGGGATTCTTGGAGAGGAGCGATCCTACATACCAAAAGACCAAAGCAGCCATGTTTTCGAGGGCGAATCCGTACTATGCAGCGGGAAAATCATGGAATGGTATCGGGTGAGTTTTGAGTTGAAGCGCCTTCCGCGAGACAGTCTTGCAAGTTGCAAATCCATGCTAATCACAAGAACATAGCGGCCCTCACGTCAATGCCACTTATCCTTGGCCCATGAGCCACATCTCTGGCATATTCGGcaccgacgacgatgacgagatCAAGCAGCGACTTGCAATCATCTTGGAGAATACAAGCGGATTGGGACTGATCCACGAGAGCGTCAACATTTACAATACGAGCGTGTACACTCGTCCATGGTTCGCTTGGGCAAACAGCTACTTTGCGGAGATGATTCTGGACCTGGCGGAGCGAAAGCCACATCTAGTATTGAAGTCTGGGAAGCCGTACAAGCTTGGGCAGTGATTTGCCGTATGGTGGGCGAAGCTGTCTAAAACGCTAATGATGCTTATGAGTAATGCAATGAACATACAGTATTGTTTTCCTGAATGGCTTTTGACTACATCACTTGATGTTTGACTGCTGGTAGGTGGTAGGGCTGTAAACCACGGCGCGATAGGCTATTGTAATTCGTATATCGAGGATTGCTAAAGTTGACAGAGCTATCAAACAGACGATAGAGAGTAGCAAGTCCAAAACAGGTTTTGTATGGGTAGGAAGTCAAGATGAGCGCCGTAAACCATGGAGAATGTCCAAGGAAAACTTTAGTCATTACGAGTCGGAGAAGCAACAGTAAATGCACTGCTACAAGCTGGGGGTATGGAAGAAACCAAAATACTGCGTTTCAGGCCATAGACCACGGATACCTCGCGACCGCGAGATAAAGGCGCGGAATAGAGGAAAAAATACCGCGCTGCATAAGAATCGCCTCCGTCATCAATGCAACACCAGCCCCCCACTCACATTTGTAATAAAGGCCCTGGAGCAGGTGGAAACCTCGAAGGATCTAGCTGCGCCGTGCTCCGGTTAAAGACGAGATAGATAGCCCAAGCGAGAATTAAGCATACGAAATCAGTTGACGTTTGAAACAACTGCTTGAAGCCAGAGCGTGCAGCGCACATGTCGTCTTTTATTGGAAATAAAATAGTAACAATAAAAGAGGAAGGCAG is a window from the Trichoderma atroviride chromosome 5, complete sequence genome containing:
- a CDS encoding uncharacterized protein (EggNog:ENOG41); its protein translation is MSTEAKDAFCSQIRKLGARWWERENDDGDDCHKAQSNGYTCRDVKVLYVGWPASGGVWVLHTDIWNASDNGYGVIYNSLNM
- a CDS encoding uncharacterized protein (CAZy:GH125), yielding MPVYMSPQSVLGAALGILAAFPVGASASWKNFQPQRRTASSCPDYSSYSEQPHGPYSSGSLKLPYMRPSEECRTFTSPAVEKVISDLKSQLKDPDVARLFENTFPSTLDTTVKYFDPSLNLAFIITGDITAQWLRDTGNQFAHLYKLLPHDKNLQALVKAVINTEARYISQYPYCGSFQPPPESGLAPSVNDWATDVVVNPPVNNQTVFECKYELDSLAGFLKITRSYYANTKDSSFINDNWNAAMSQIVRVLYEQSQSSWSSDFEWVSYYNWTGTAGALSPMVPNSGNGEPKQANGLVASSHRPSDDLCVFNFITSDNAMMSVELANVANMLGKIGVQKSLATQLRQYSNTIKQAVWAHTRATNGIFAYETNGIGAQYIMDDANVPSLVSLPYLGFLERSDPTYQKTKAAMFSRANPYYAAGKSWNGIGGPHVNATYPWPMSHISGIFGTDDDDEIKQRLAIILENTSGLGLIHESVNIYNTSVYTRPWFAWANSYFAEMILDLAERKPHLVLKSGKPYKLGQ